The sequence CGGTCGAAGCGGCGCGGCGCCGGATCCGGAGCGCGCAGCGCCACTACTTCTCGCGCCGCTACTCGATGATGGCGCACGCCCAGGACGCCCAGGGCACGGCGGCGGCGATGGTCGATTCGGCGGCCGCCGCCGAGTCGGATCGTTTGGGAGCGGCGCTTGTCGAACTCGAAGCCGACGGCGTGGCTTACGGCGAGGCGTCGCTCACCGTGGCGCTGCACGGCGAACTCGAACGGATTGAACGGCTGGACGGAGACGTGCGCCGCCTGTTCGCCGCGCACGACGCGAAGGCGATCCGGGAGGGCTACGGCCAGCTTCCCGCGTGGTTCGCCCGGCTCCCGGCCCAGCCGCGCAAGCGGCAGGTGCGGCGCGTGTTCGTGTCGGCCGGTCTCGCGGCGTGCCTCGCGCCCGTGTTCGGCCCGCCCCAGGGGAACCGGAAGAGCCGGCATCTCGACCGCGAGCCGCTGGCGGTGTTCGAGACGCCGTGGCGCACGGCGTACCGCTACGACCTGTTCGCGGGCGACGTGGGCCACACGCTGATCCTGGGGGCGACGGGCTCGGGCAAGAGCTTCACGCTCAACTTCCTGCTCGTCGAGGCGCTCAAGTACGATCCGCGCATCCTGATCCTGGACCTGGGCGGCTCCTACCGCTGGCTGACCCGGTTCCTCGGGGGCCGGTATCTGGAGCTCGCGCCGGGCGAGTCGGAGCCGACGCTCCGGCTCCAGCCGTTCGCGCTTCCGCCGACCAGGAGGACGTTCCAGTTCCTCACGGGCTGGGTGCGCCGGCTGCTGAGGCTGGGCGGCTTCGAGGCGCGCGGAGCGGACACGAGCGAGATCCGCGCGCGGGTCGAGGACCTGTACGCGCTCGGGGCCGAGCGGCGGACGCTCACCGTGCTGGCCGGTTCGCTCCCGTCGGCGATGTGGCCCGCGCTGAGCCGCTGGACGGAGGGCGGCGCATGGGGCGCGTTCTTCGACAACGCGCCGGCGGGCGCGGCGGACATCGAGTTCCGGGACTGGCAGGTGATCGACCTGGCGGGCGCGGCGGAACACGCGGACCTGTGCGAGGCGGCGCTCTCCTATCTGCTGGAGCGCATGCGCCTGGAGATCGAGGACCCGGCCGAGACGGCGCGGCTCAAGCTGATGGTCGTGGACGAGGCGTGGCGGTACATGCAGGACCCCGCCGTGCTGAACTACCTGGCCGAGGCGGCCAAGACGTGGCGGAAGAAGAACGCCGCGCTCGTGCTCGCGACGCAGTCCGCCGTGGACGTGACGGGGACGCCGGGCGCTTCGGCGCTCCTCGAATCGATCCCCACCAAGCTGTTCCTCGCCAACGCCGAACTGCCCGATGAGGCCGGAGCGCTGTTCCGGCTGAACGAGTCGGAGGTGGCCCGGATCCGTGCGCTGACGCCGAAGCGCGAACTGTATCTCCGCCGCCCGGACGAGGCGGCGGTGCTCCGCCTCGAAGTCGATCCGGAGAGCTACTGGCTCTACACCTCCTCGCCGCTGGACGCCGAGAGGCGCACCGAGGCCGTGGCGAGACACGGACTGGCCCGGGGACTGGCAATGCTCGCGGGCCGAACCCACCCCACCCCACCAACCGAGAGGACGTGAACAACATGAAAGCAACTCCGACCGCGGCGATCCTGCTGGGGATCGTCGTCGTGCTGCTGACACTGCTTCTGGCTGTGGTTCCCTGCGAGGCCGCCGCGCAGCAAGAGAGCGCCGATGCCGCCTACCTGCGCGTGCCCGTGCCGGAGGAAGGCGAAGAGCGGATCCCCCGGCTCCGCGCACGCGTGCGGCATACCACGGTCATCGTGCTTCCGGCCGGGGAGCGGATCCTCGACTTCGTGGCCGGCGACTCCGAGTACTGGCACCTGACCGGCGCGGCGAACGTGGCATACCTGAAACCGCTTGCCGAGGACGCGGCGACCAATGTGGCGCTCGTCTGCGAGTCCGGACGCATCTACTCGTTCCTCGTATCGGAGAGCGGCGAGAAGCCGCCCCACCTGGTCGTCCGCGTCGAGACGGGTGCGGAGGCGGAGGCCGCGTTCGGCGCTCCCGGGTTCGTCGCCCGGAGCGAAGTCTCCGTCTATCGCGAGATGGCCGCCGAAGCTGTCGAGGCCGTGGGGGTGGCCCGCGAGGAGGCCGAGGAGGGGATCGCCGAGGCGCGCGGCTGGGCCGAAGCGGAGATCGAGGCGTTCCGCGCCGCCTACCCCGAACGGCTCCGGTTCGAGTACCGGCTGGACCGTGACGCGTCCGAGCGTCCGTTCCGGGTCGAGGCGATGTGGCACGACGGGGAGTTCACCTATCTCCGCTCTCACGCGCAGGAGTCGCCGGCGCTCTACGAATTCCGGGACGGCGAACCGAGCCTGGTCGCGTTCGATCTCACCGAGGACGGCCTCTACGTCGCCCGCCGCGTGCTGGGCGACGGCTGGCTCCAGATCGGCGACAAGCAGGCGCGGTGGCGGTTCGAGCCCCGGGAGAGCTCGAAATGATCCGCTGGAAGCAGGTGGTGAAGGAGCCGAAGGGCGCGCTTCCGGGCGGCATGGTCACGAAGGCGGGGGTCGTCCTGATCGCCGTGCTCGTCGCCGGACTGCTGTTCTCGTCGTCGCTCGCGGGTCCCGGCGAAGATGAGGCCGCCGCCGGAGCGCCGGCGCAGCCGCGGGCGTTGAACGACCGCGAGGGCCGGTCGCTCGACGAGGGCATCCGCGACGAGACGGCGCGCGAGACACAACGGGCCGCCGCCGAGTCGCGCGACGATCCGGCGGACCGGGAGGGCGGACC comes from Candidatus Palauibacter soopunensis and encodes:
- a CDS encoding DUF87 domain-containing protein; its protein translation is RSGELGAAGRIRPAAVDGRTPEQIDRVLGLWQRLMSGLSADTRLQFHLLRRPSLVGGQETSSSNIASLSGRNRTAFLAGRVQRLEAFAVWSHDPGLRPAGGGSGPGPLSRFKRLRKRGGKTATTYLASEIEAAAGRFRALIDAGRSLVAEHTPVEMLGAADGSRLLSELINRPGTFWEGATGSGMNWRLALSELEAERSHLRLDGEPVILYSLLSPPGQAHANLLRDLYCLDAVTTVSLEWRPWTVEAARRRIRSAQRHYFSRRYSMMAHAQDAQGTAAAMVDSAAAAESDRLGAALVELEADGVAYGEASLTVALHGELERIERLDGDVRRLFAAHDAKAIREGYGQLPAWFARLPAQPRKRQVRRVFVSAGLAACLAPVFGPPQGNRKSRHLDREPLAVFETPWRTAYRYDLFAGDVGHTLILGATGSGKSFTLNFLLVEALKYDPRILILDLGGSYRWLTRFLGGRYLELAPGESEPTLRLQPFALPPTRRTFQFLTGWVRRLLRLGGFEARGADTSEIRARVEDLYALGAERRTLTVLAGSLPSAMWPALSRWTEGGAWGAFFDNAPAGAADIEFRDWQVIDLAGAAEHADLCEAALSYLLERMRLEIEDPAETARLKLMVVDEAWRYMQDPAVLNYLAEAAKTWRKKNAALVLATQSAVDVTGTPGASALLESIPTKLFLANAELPDEAGALFRLNESEVARIRALTPKRELYLRRPDEAAVLRLEVDPESYWLYTSSPLDAERRTEAVARHGLARGLAMLAGRTHPTPPTERT
- a CDS encoding TrbG/VirB9 family P-type conjugative transfer protein encodes the protein MKATPTAAILLGIVVVLLTLLLAVVPCEAAAQQESADAAYLRVPVPEEGEERIPRLRARVRHTTVIVLPAGERILDFVAGDSEYWHLTGAANVAYLKPLAEDAATNVALVCESGRIYSFLVSESGEKPPHLVVRVETGAEAEAAFGAPGFVARSEVSVYREMAAEAVEAVGVAREEAEEGIAEARGWAEAEIEAFRAAYPERLRFEYRLDRDASERPFRVEAMWHDGEFTYLRSHAQESPALYEFRDGEPSLVAFDLTEDGLYVARRVLGDGWLQIGDKQARWRFEPRESSK